CACGCTCAACATGCCGCCGCGCGCGTCGAACGTGAGCGCGTGGGTGCGCTCGATCAGGCTGCGCTGCAGCACGCGGGCGCCGGGGAACAGCTCCGCTGCGCGGTTGGCGACGACCGACGCCTCGTCGGCCACGCGGAGCTCCACCGCCAGATCCGTGTACTGCCCCTCGGGCATGCCCAGCAGCGTGCGGGCCAGTGGCTCGAGCGCCAGGATCACGTCGGCCGTGCGCAGCGCGGACTCGGCGCGAAACACACCCACCACGCGCACCAGCTGGTAGCGCTCGGCGGCGGGCAGGGCCACCTCGTCTCCGCGGCGCAGGCCCAGACGCTCGGCCAGCACTTCGCCCACCACCACCTCGCCGTCTTCGCGCGGCAGGCGCCCTTCCACCGCGAGCGACGCGTCTGGCGTTGCGGTGAGGCCCACCACAGTGAGGTTGGCCTCGAGCGAGGGCACATAGAGGTAGCCCCACACGCGCGGCGTCACGCTGCTCACGCCACGCATCGCCGCGAGGGCGTCCACGTGGGTGGCGTCCAAGAGGGCAGGGCGGCCTGCCACGGTACGCTGCACCATGAGGTCCGGCAGCTCGCCGATGCCCAGGCGCGCCTCGTGCCGCAGCGCGTCGGTCAGGAACACCACCGACGCGAACAGCCACGTGATGAAGGCCAGGCCCACCATCATGGAGGCCGTGCGCCCGGCGCGCCGCGAGCAAGCTCCGAGCGCGAAGCGAAACAGCGCCGTGTGCCGCCTCATGGCCGGGCCTCGCGCGAGCGGCCCGTGGGGACCGAGCGCAATGAGCGAGCCGACTGGCCCAGCACCCTCGGGTCGGGCGGGATCAACGCACCGGCGGGATCCGTGTCCAGGATGGCCGGCGCATCGGCCGCTGCCGCAGCGGGCTCCACCTGCGAGGGGTTGCGCAGCCAGCGCGAGCTGGACGAGAGCGCCAGGTCCGAGCTGCCCAGCAGCTGGGTGAGCACACCGTGCATGCGCGCCCGCGCTGCGTGGCCTGCGTGCCGCCGCTGCGCGTCTGCAACCGTGAGGCCCAGCAGCAACAGCGCGCCGAGCAGCGCGTAGAGGGGCCAGCCGTCTCGAAGCCGAGCGCGCGTCACGCTCAGAGGCTCACGAAGATCTGGGTCAGCAGCGCGTCGGCCACGAGCACCGTGACCGACACGACCACCACGGAGCGCGTGGTGGAGCGCCCCACGCCTTCGGTGCCACCGCGCGTCTCGAGCCCGAAGTAGCAGCCCAGCAGCGTGATGAAGAACCCGAAGAAGGGCGTCTTGGCGAGGCCGGCGGCCATGTCCCGCACCGTGAGCGAGTCGAGCGCAGAGCTCACGAAGAAGTCCATGGGGATGCCGAACGAGGCGCGCGCCACCAGC
This sequence is a window from Sandaracinaceae bacterium. Protein-coding genes within it:
- a CDS encoding ABC transporter permease, giving the protein MRRHTALFRFALGACSRRAGRTASMMVGLAFITWLFASVVFLTDALRHEARLGIGELPDLMVQRTVAGRPALLDATHVDALAAMRGVSSVTPRVWGYLYVPSLEANLTVVGLTATPDASLAVEGRLPREDGEVVVGEVLAERLGLRRGDEVALPAAERYQLVRVVGVFRAESALRTADVILALEPLARTLLGMPEGQYTDLAVELRVADEASVVANRAAELFPGARVLQRSLIERTHALTFDARGGMLSVLLLPALAALLLLAWDRLTGLGEVERREIGILKAVGWQTTEVLTVRLYEQLVVALTGAALGVACAYVYVFALGAPGMAGALFGWSALYPELRLTPSVDASAPLSVLAAVVLPYVAVGLVPALRAALMDPLDAQRGRA